Genomic DNA from Filimonas effusa:
TTATTTTATTGTCTTTACAATATGCGGGCTGGAGGTAGAAGGAGGATTCGGGATCGGCACCGATATCACCGTCGCGCAAGAATTTTTTCCCGGTAGCGCCGCCGTAGGCCCAGCATAGTGTAACGCCCTGGGGGATTTGGCTGGCGTTCAGCCTGATGAGCAAACCTTCTCTATCATCTGCGGGTACAACGGTAAGCGAGAGCGATCCTTTTCCTAATAAAACATCCTTTATATGATACAACATACTGCCGGGGCGATAGGTTGTTGTGATGTCCTGTGCATTGATGAGCCATTTGCTTTCGTTGTTGTACATGATACCCAGGCGCAAGCAGCCTCCCATTCCGGGCAGATACAATGCAAATTCGGGGAGGTCGCCGGCTTCTACGCGGAAGGCGGTATTGGTTCCGTAGAGCGCACGGTTAAAACGTTGTTTGCCATTTACTTTTACGAAGTCGCTGTTTTGAGGGCGGTAGTGCCAATTGGATGTAACCTGTTGCTGGGCCTGGATACCGGGGAGATAAAGGAACAACAGCAGAGAGAGTTTAACCAGTTTATCAAGCATCGTTTATAGCGTTTACTGTGCGCTATAAAAATAACATCAATAGACCGATATTATGTGTGTTTGGCAACAGTTATATTGTATTCGCCGGCAGCCATTCATCCCTAATTCTGCGACCGACCGGGTTGTTTCATTTATTATGCCGCTAATGCCTGCTGCATACGCCTAATTATTTTCCGGTGCATTCATCCTACATCGATATTATTTAGTATTTTAAAGGATAAAAATAACCCGTGAATACCTTAATCGATTGCAACTTCCTGCCTGTTTTCTATGCGTATCATCATTGTAAAAAAACAGCCAAGCCTTTACCTGACTATGACAACTATAGCAATGTAGAAGAGATATGGATGAACTTTTATGGTCTGGGCAAGTTTGAAACATACCAGTTTGTTTACCAGCATTGTTCCGGTATAGATCATTTCCGGGAATGGCTGATTCAGTTAAAGGGAGAAAAAAAGATACGGGAGTCTGCTGCTGCATTCAGCCGGTGGCAACAGCAACAGGCCGGGAGCGTTACAACAAATGCCCCTAACCGTATACTAAGCACCGAACAGTTGAACAGCTGGAAGCGTGATGGCTATCTACGGATTAGTGATCTTATAGAAGAAGATTTATGCGATGCAGTTGTTGCTCTTATCTGCAGCCACATGCATATCGATCTATCGCGCCCTGCGACCTGGTATACCCAGCATCCCGATTGGCATGGGTTGATGGTGTTGTTATACCAGGGCGAAAGTACTGAGTCTATCAGGTCGCATCCGAAGCTAAAGCAACTGTTTGCCGAGTTGTACGATACGCCGCATATCATTGCCAAAACAGAAAAGGTAAGTTTTAACCCGCCTGAAACGTCTACATGGAAGTTTGCGCACAGCGAACTACACTGGGATATAGATCTTAAAAAAGACAACCTGTATTATATCCAGGGACTTGTTTACCTCAATGATGTTCCTGAAAACAGAGGTCCCCTGAAACTGGTGCCTGGCTTTCACAGCAAGTTTGAAAAGTTTATCGCTGGTTATCCCGACCTTCATTCCGCAACTCAAGCCATGTTACGCTCTGTTTCGGCGATACCTGTTCCGGGTAAAAAGGGTGATGTAGTGCTTTGGTTACAGACACTGCCACATGCAGCCAGTGTCAACCGATCGGACATGCCACGTTTTGTGCAATATGTAAGTTTTTCCAAATTGGAAATAGGATAGTATGGTTGGGGGCTACTCCATCCCCTTTATGGGATAAGGACTGTGTTCGCTTAAGGTAGCTCTTAGGTATCTCTGGTGTTCGTATTTAAAGCGTAGTTCTTCGTAGATGGGCGGGCCGGGTGTTTTATGGGACTATAAAACTGCCGGAGGGCTGAAAATTGTTTCCGGGAATGTTTCCCTGATGTTTTCCAAGTGTTTTGGGGGCTGTTTTTGGGAATGGAGCGCCGATTTGGCGGGTTTTGGGCATGACAAGGCCTTCCATTGGAGGGAGATGGCAGAGTGGTTGAGCGAATGTTCCTGTTGTTTGTATATGTCCGGTAATAGCGGGTGGGCTGCCACGGGGTGGTATGATTACGGGCCATTGATTGAAGGCGGCTCCAATGACAGTTACGGCAGGGGGCTGTGGTGCTGCCGTTTGGGGCAGTACGGGCTTTGTAAATACCGGTTTGGTTTTCAGTGAAAGTGTTGCTGCGAAAGGAGAACGCAGGGGTTTCCTGTTGGGGTTTGCGGCCTCCAGTTTACGGAGGTAACGGCTGATAGTGAATTGCAGGACTTTGTTCACTTGTTGTATATCATATTCTTTGCAGAGCATATGCTGGGCTACGCCCACCAGCTGTTTGTAGTGGGGATAGCTACGGTGCTGTTGCGGAATGCGTTGATAGAAAGCGCTGGCGAGCTTAGCTGCCAGCGCCAAACGGGCGGCGCTTTTGCGGCTTCCTGCGAAAACGGGGTCGGAGCGCCAGCGTTCGGCGGTGAGGTTGCTTTTCATACGTACACAGCCAACGCCGCATCTCTTGTAAAAAGAGACGGGGTCTATGGTTTTTTCCCAGATAACGGGACCTGTTTGTTTGGCCATGCTTTTTGTTTACGCGCCAATTGTACTGATTTATGTAAAACAAAATTCAAGTGCTGCATAGTGGAAAGGATTTTTTTTCAAATTGGAGAAAAAGAGTAAGAATGATATAATGGTCCCCGGTCTTAGGACCAATAGCTGAGTTTTCTTCGCTTTGATAACATGGAATTGAGTTTAGCGTTTGAAGTAGTGTTACAGGGTAAAAAAGCAGAAATTAAACTTTTACCAAATACAACCAAATGGTAGAATAAAAAAAGGGTAACGGTAAGATTTTAGCCGATTAAAAGCATACAATTTTCTTTAATTTCAATATATTAATCCTTTGTAAACCCATACTGCCAGCATGTGGCTGAAATAAAGAGCTGACAACACCTTAACTAAATAAGAAGGCACAAAAACATGAAGTATCTCTTTTTTTTAATTTTTCTCATCCCGATGAGCGTTAAAGCACAGGATATTGATATTTTACTGATAGGTGTTTCTCATGATTATAGTAAATATCCTGCACAGGATTTTTCCGGCATACATAATAAAATCAGAAAGTTCAAGGCCGATGCCTTTTTTGGTGAGTTTTTGAGCAAAGAAGACGAGCGGCTAGTGATGGATTATTGGTGTAAAGAGCCAAATATCAACCGGCTAAAAAAGCTTAGGAGCAATCGAACTATAAAAGATGAATTACTGCCGCATACCATTGACAGCTTAAAAAAGCTATCCCTGCTGCAACCCAATGATTATCGTATAAAAGCTGATCTGGCCCATGCTTATTACCTTGATCAGGATGTTGCAAACGGCCATTATCAATTTTGGCAAGTTTATCATTTCCTGCAGCAACAACCTGATGCCCAACTCGAAAACTATGTCGAAAAATTGCTTAGCCCCCAGTTGGATACCACCGGGCGAAGTATGAAAAGACTGAAGACTTCGGAATATGCTTTTATAGCATTCCCGATGATGCGGGAGTCAGGAATCAAGGAATTGCTTTCCATGGATTGCCAGGACTACGATTTGAATTGGCAAGCATCCTGGGGAGCATTCGACGCAGCATTCACTTTGTTCAGGAAAGATATCGCTGATTCCGTTAAACATCATTTACAATCAGCTTTGGCCACTATTAATAATGGTTTTGAGAAATATGACAATATCGAAAAGTCTTCCAATGCTGTAACGGAATGGTTGAACACTGCTGAGGCCTCCGGGATTTCCGCCTCGGGAGATTTTTACCTGCCCATTATGTATAAACTGAAGGGCTTTCCTAAAGACGAAATGTTATCAAAAATACATTGGTGGATAATGAGGAATGAAGGAATGTGCCATAATGTTGTAAACAGGGCGAGAGTGGCAGGTGCTAAAAGAGTAATCGTTATTGCGGGAGCCAATCATAGAAAATACATGCAGGACATTTTCAGGACTATGCCCAATATAAGAGTGAGGAACATTAATGAGGTTGACTAGAAATTCATTCGAAGATATTTGAGAATAGCAAATAGCGCTATTTTACGAAAACTGAAAATGCCGGGCATGACGGTGTAAACATGCCCTTTGTACGCATCGGTATCCTATAAATTGCAGTTGAGGCAGTGATAAACAGATCAGTACGGTCTTTACCACCAAAGCAAACATTCGCAGTCCAGGGTTCTTTTACTTCAATATGGCCTATCAGTAAACCTGCCGGACTATAAATTGACACACCTTTCCCGGTTAAATAGATATTTCCCTTGTCATCCAATGTCATTCCATCAGATCCCTGATCGATGACCAGCTTCTGTCCGCTGAGCTTACCGTTAGATTCAATGGTATACCTGTAAGTTTTATTCCGCTCTATATCTGCCACATACAGATATCTTCCATCGGCCGAACCTACAATGCCGTTTGGTTTCGCTACATCATCAGCCACCACAACCGGTTTTTTCCCTTTTCCCGGAGGCAGGTAATACACTTTCTGCCCTTCTATTTCCGGCTTTTTCCTGGTCCAGTAATCGCGTTGATAATAAGATTATTGGTAACAGTTTTATCATCAGGCGGAATCACGGATAATTAAATCCGCCATAAGCGACTTGGTCACCGCACGCCATTCTGATACATTTTTTTTCAGCATCCCCATCAGCAAAACCATCGCTGCACGTCCCATATCCTCGCCCGGTTGATTTACAGTTGTTAAAGCAGGTTCAACAATATCGGCGCCATAAAAATTACCAAAACCCACCACCGCTACATCTTTGGGAATAGACAACCCCAGGCGTTTAATAGCTGCGATAGCCTGAATCGCAGCCTGGTCATCAATCGCGAAAATGGCGTCCGCAGGCGTCCCGATGTTAAGCAACCCGCTGATGTTTCTGAAGAATTTTATTGCATTTGAATCATAGGGTATAATTAGTTCGTCGCATACCGGAACATCGTGTTGTTTTAAAGCGTCGAGGTAGCCATTTAACCGTTTTCTGCTGGTGACCATATTTTGAGGCCCGCTCAAATGTGCAATCCGGCGCTTGCCCGACTTTATTAAATGTGCTACCAGGGAAAAAGCAGCATCATAATCATTTACAATAACCTTCGGCGCAATCATTTCGTCGCTACCGCCATTCAAAAAAACAACAGGAATGCCACGACGAATAAATTTCTTGATATGTTCAAAATTCTGTGTTTCTTTTGACGGCGCTACCAATAAGCCATCTACCTGGCTCGACAGCAACATCTGCGAGTGATGGACTTCCGTTTCATAGCTATTGTTAGAAAAGCTGATCATTACATTATAGCCCAGCCTGGCTGCTTCCTGCTGAATACCAACTGTGACTTGCGGATAAAAAGAGGAAGTAAACTCCGGAATAAGAACACCAATAGTATGTGTTTTTTTCTCAATAAGATTAATGGACAATATGTTCCGCTGGTAGTCCATCTTTTCGGCCATTTCCAATACATTCCGGCGGGTATCAGAACTGATGTTTGGACTACCGGTAAGCGCCCTCGACACGGTAGATTTTGAAATATTGAGGTGCCGCGCTATATCGTAAATAGTGACCTGATTTTTCATAATAGGTATATCGAATTAAGCGTTAATCAGAAATCCAGCTGAATAATGAGATCC
This window encodes:
- a CDS encoding phytanoyl-CoA dioxygenase family protein, which produces MNTLIDCNFLPVFYAYHHCKKTAKPLPDYDNYSNVEEIWMNFYGLGKFETYQFVYQHCSGIDHFREWLIQLKGEKKIRESAAAFSRWQQQQAGSVTTNAPNRILSTEQLNSWKRDGYLRISDLIEEDLCDAVVALICSHMHIDLSRPATWYTQHPDWHGLMVLLYQGESTESIRSHPKLKQLFAELYDTPHIIAKTEKVSFNPPETSTWKFAHSELHWDIDLKKDNLYYIQGLVYLNDVPENRGPLKLVPGFHSKFEKFIAGYPDLHSATQAMLRSVSAIPVPGKKGDVVLWLQTLPHAASVNRSDMPRFVQYVSFSKLEIG
- a CDS encoding DUF5694 domain-containing protein, with product MSVKAQDIDILLIGVSHDYSKYPAQDFSGIHNKIRKFKADAFFGEFLSKEDERLVMDYWCKEPNINRLKKLRSNRTIKDELLPHTIDSLKKLSLLQPNDYRIKADLAHAYYLDQDVANGHYQFWQVYHFLQQQPDAQLENYVEKLLSPQLDTTGRSMKRLKTSEYAFIAFPMMRESGIKELLSMDCQDYDLNWQASWGAFDAAFTLFRKDIADSVKHHLQSALATINNGFEKYDNIEKSSNAVTEWLNTAEASGISASGDFYLPIMYKLKGFPKDEMLSKIHWWIMRNEGMCHNVVNRARVAGAKRVIVIAGANHRKYMQDIFRTMPNIRVRNINEVD
- a CDS encoding SMP-30/gluconolactonase/LRE family protein, translated to MEGQKVYYLPPGKGKKPVVVADDVAKPNGIVGSADGRYLYVADIERNKTYRYTIESNGKLSGQKLVIDQGSDGMTLDDKGNIYLTGKGVSIYSPAGLLIGHIEVKEPWTANVCFGGKDRTDLFITASTAIYRIPMRTKGMFTPSCPAFSVFVK
- a CDS encoding LacI family DNA-binding transcriptional regulator, whose amino-acid sequence is MKNQVTIYDIARHLNISKSTVSRALTGSPNISSDTRRNVLEMAEKMDYQRNILSINLIEKKTHTIGVLIPEFTSSFYPQVTVGIQQEAARLGYNVMISFSNNSYETEVHHSQMLLSSQVDGLLVAPSKETQNFEHIKKFIRRGIPVVFLNGGSDEMIAPKVIVNDYDAAFSLVAHLIKSGKRRIAHLSGPQNMVTSRKRLNGYLDALKQHDVPVCDELIIPYDSNAIKFFRNISGLLNIGTPADAIFAIDDQAAIQAIAAIKRLGLSIPKDVAVVGFGNFYGADIVEPALTTVNQPGEDMGRAAMVLLMGMLKKNVSEWRAVTKSLMADLIIRDSA